A part of Melittangium boletus DSM 14713 genomic DNA contains:
- a CDS encoding glycosyltransferase — MRVLFTSCPGYGHFHPLVPLARALQDAGHEVAFALAESYRQVVEHSGFRHFTAGIDLSTSMDSREVMKGMESLLQQVRGSADGHLRHVTDMFVDTLAARMVPDLLRIAGQWRPDVIVRDLMEFGACVAAEHLGIACAVIQVGAMRPEDFHGERMTEHLNALRASVGLGPDPHQEMFYRFLHLCFAPPSYLGSAPLAPTTHYLRTSLFDQSGDERLPEWAERLGQGGRPVVYASLGTVFNKMQGPLRAILEALRDEPVELVMTVGRDQDPAGFGPQPAHIHVERYIPQTLLLPRCDLALLHAGYNSTTSALSHGLPLVLLPILADQPLNASRCEELGVARVLDVLALTPEAIRGAVREVLSVPSYREAARRFQRESRESPGIERAVWLLEQLAAGKTPTPGMAAR; from the coding sequence ATGCGCGTGCTGTTCACGTCGTGCCCCGGATACGGTCATTTCCATCCCCTGGTGCCGCTGGCCCGGGCGCTCCAGGACGCGGGGCATGAGGTGGCCTTCGCCCTGGCGGAGTCCTACCGCCAGGTGGTGGAGCACAGCGGATTCCGTCACTTCACGGCGGGCATCGACCTGTCGACCTCGATGGATTCGCGGGAGGTGATGAAGGGGATGGAGTCCCTGCTCCAGCAGGTGCGTGGCTCCGCCGACGGACACCTCCGGCACGTCACGGACATGTTCGTGGACACGCTGGCGGCACGCATGGTGCCGGACCTGTTGCGCATCGCCGGGCAGTGGCGGCCGGACGTCATCGTGCGCGACCTGATGGAGTTCGGCGCGTGCGTGGCCGCCGAGCATCTGGGGATTGCGTGCGCGGTGATCCAGGTGGGCGCCATGCGTCCCGAGGACTTCCATGGCGAGCGGATGACCGAGCACCTGAATGCCTTGCGTGCCAGCGTGGGGCTCGGGCCGGATCCCCACCAGGAGATGTTCTACCGCTTCCTGCACCTGTGCTTCGCGCCCCCCTCCTATCTGGGCTCCGCGCCCCTGGCGCCCACGACGCACTACCTGCGCACCTCGCTCTTCGATCAATCCGGTGACGAGCGGCTGCCGGAGTGGGCCGAGCGGCTCGGGCAGGGGGGCCGGCCGGTCGTCTACGCCTCGCTGGGCACCGTCTTCAACAAGATGCAGGGCCCGCTGCGCGCCATCCTCGAGGCCCTGCGGGACGAGCCGGTGGAGTTGGTGATGACCGTGGGGAGGGATCAGGACCCCGCTGGATTCGGACCGCAACCCGCCCACATCCACGTGGAGCGCTACATTCCCCAGACGCTCCTCCTGCCGAGGTGCGACCTGGCCCTGCTGCACGCGGGTTACAACAGCACGACGTCGGCGTTGAGCCATGGGCTGCCCCTGGTGCTCCTGCCCATTCTCGCGGATCAACCGCTCAACGCCTCGCGATGCGAGGAATTGGGCGTGGCGCGTGTGTTGGATGTGCTCGCCCTGACGCCTGAAGCCATCCGCGGCGCGGTGCGCGAGGTGCTCTCGGTGCCTTCCTACCGCGAGGCCGCGCGGCGCTTTCAACGCGAGTCCCGTGAATCGCCAGGCATCGAGCGCGCTGTGTGGCTCCTGGAACAACTCGCGGCGGGCAAGACACCCACTCCTGGGATGGCCGCCCGCTGA